A genomic stretch from Solanum stenotomum isolate F172 chromosome 8, ASM1918654v1, whole genome shotgun sequence includes:
- the LOC125874141 gene encoding uncharacterized protein LOC125874141, translating to MSGNGRMKRVTDPLNDKVKARIVGADLRELGYISSGSEHSADANSDVVSPSFSGLVFGFPDDLDQNQSSENNNSDTELDESSVDNVPEMIFQSDTDLFRNVLCSHVFKALEVYSCLKSSKSVLRRNVMMCLRDFGYNAAVCKAKWESSGGLTAGNYEFIDVVRSDAVNSQTRYFVDLDFAAEFEIARPTNFYERLSQLLPKVFVGKSEELKQILRTMSDAARRSLKSRELHLPPWRKHRFMQNKWLGPYKRTSNITPSTNTPALFLPPSNQAYTVKCRSVGFETAVHGGLWLPAVTRTR from the coding sequence ATGTCCGGAAATGGCAGAATGAAGAGAGTTACTGACCCGTTAAACGATAAAGTGAAAGCTCGAATCGTCGGCGCCGATCTCCGGGAACTCGGTTACATCAGCAGCGGCAGTGAACACAGCGCCGATGCTAATAGCGACGTCGTTTCACCTAGCTTTTCCGGTCTCGTTTTTGGTTTTCCTGATGATTTGGATCAAAATCAGTCGTCGGAAAATAATAACTCCGATACTGAGTTAGATGAGTCGTCAGTTGATAACGTACCGGAGATGATTTTTCAAAGCGATACAGATTTGTTTAGGAATGTGCTGTGTTCTCATGTATTTAAAGCGTTAGAAGTTTATTCGTGTTTGAAATCGAGTAAATCGGTACTCAGAAGGAATGTAATGATGTGTTTGAGAGATTTTGGTTATAATGCTGCTGTATGTAAAGCAAAATGGGAGAGCTCCGGTGGACTTACCGCCGGGAACTATGAGTTCATCGATGTTGTTCGATCGGACGCCGTTAACAGTCAAACTCGTTACTTCGTCGATTTGGATTTCGCCGCGGAATTCGAGATCGCAAGACCGACGAACTTCTACGAACGGTTATCGCAGTTGCTACCGAAGGTTTTCGTCGGAAAAAGCGAAGAATTAAAGCAGATACTGAGAACAATGAGCGATGCCGCTAGACGATCGTTGAAAAGCAGAGAACTACACCTTCCTCCATGGAGGAAACACCGTTTCATGCAGAACAAATGGCTCGGTCCGTACAAACGGACGTCGAATATCACTCCGTCGACGAACACTCCGGCGTTGTTTTTACCTCCATCGAATCAGGCATACACCGTAAAGTGCCGATCCGTTGGGTTCGAAACCGCTGTTCACGGCGGTCTCTGGTTGCCGGCGGTAACCCGGACTAGATGA
- the LOC125874147 gene encoding 40S ribosomal protein S8-2 — protein sequence MGISRDSMHKRRATGGKQKTWRKKRKYELGRQSANTKISSNKTVRRIRVRGGNVKWRALRLDTGNYSWGSEAVTRKTRILDVVYNASNNELVRTQTLVKSAIVQVDAAPFKQWYLQHYGVDIGRKKKGGAKKETTTEEGEAAAPAEEAKKSNHVVRKIEKRQKDRTLDSHLEEQFSSGRLYACISSRPGQCGRADGYILEGKELEFYMKKLQKKKGKASGASA from the exons ATgg GTATCTCAAGAGATTCTATGCACAAGAGACGTGCCACTGGTGGCAAGCAGAAAACTTGGAGGAAGAAGCGAAA GTACGAGCTTGGACGCCAATCAGCTAATACCAAGATTTCCAGTAACAAGACAGTCAGACGAATTCGTGTGCGAGGTGGTAATGTGAAGTGGAGGGCACTGAGATTGGATACAGGAAACTATTCATGGGGTAGTGAGGCAGTCACACGCAAGACTCGTATCCTTGATGTGGTTTACAATGCCTCGAACAATGAGCTTGTCCGCACACAAACTCTTGTCAAGAGTGCAATCGTTCAAGTTGATGCTGCACCCTTTAAACAGTGGTACCTCCAGCACTATGGCGTTGACATTGGTAGGAAAAAGAAGGGGGGCGCTAAGAAGGAAACTACAACCGAG GAGGGTGAAGCTGCTGCTCCAGCTGAGGAAGCTAAGAAGAGCAACCATGTAGTCCGGAAAATTGAGAAACGCCAGAAGGATCGTACACTTGATAGTCACCTCGAAGAGCAATTCAGCTCTGGTAGGCTATATGCCTGCATCTCATCCCGCCCTGGTCAATGTGGCCGAGCTGATGG GTACATTTTGGAAGGGAAAGAGTTGGAATTCTATATGAAGAAACTTCAAAAGAAGAAAGGCAAGGCATCTGGTGCTTCTGCTTAA